In Desulforhopalus sp., a single genomic region encodes these proteins:
- a CDS encoding M23 family metallopeptidase → MALSTNRYIASHTTIFIILGLVLGVTGIVLFILFFEGEPPVVKLDQPGDHIGKKGVTRYSVTDAQSGLRSITVWGSQGDVKKVLHSVTFPRTSYTGKIGPTEATENLTFDTKKEGFIDGPMNIRFEAVDYSMRWLQGNKTIISKDVTVDTVPPQLQILQSEKYISPGGAGIAIYRLSDNKSASGVTINGRFHPGFPVGDGRDDTYISYFALPYDAQRIENLTVSATDQAGNETTTPFTTVFKAVSQKTDTITISENFLGSKIPEFQQYYPEMQGEFIDQYLYTNSTVRDQNNKKISELCRNPLPMRLWKGNFGRMPGSPRAGFADHRSYMYNGKIVDNQVHLGVDIASTNRAEVRAANKGKIVFADYLGIYGNMILIDHGQGIFSLYSHLSQMNVAPGDEVDKKTAIGLTGTTGMAGGDHLHFSMLVNGIFVTPREWWDEHWIEVTIEAPLSHSKF, encoded by the coding sequence ATGGCATTAAGCACCAATAGATATATTGCTAGTCACACAACAATTTTTATTATTCTTGGACTTGTTCTAGGCGTTACCGGAATAGTTCTTTTCATTCTCTTTTTCGAGGGTGAACCTCCCGTTGTGAAGCTCGATCAACCGGGGGATCATATTGGCAAAAAAGGGGTTACTCGTTATTCGGTAACCGATGCGCAAAGTGGTTTACGGAGCATTACCGTTTGGGGATCACAGGGCGATGTGAAGAAGGTTTTGCATTCAGTAACGTTCCCGAGAACTTCATACACCGGTAAAATCGGACCTACAGAGGCAACAGAAAATTTAACCTTCGACACCAAGAAAGAGGGCTTTATCGATGGCCCAATGAATATACGATTTGAGGCAGTCGATTACTCCATGCGATGGCTGCAGGGAAACAAGACAATTATCAGCAAAGATGTGACAGTGGATACAGTCCCGCCACAACTGCAAATCCTTCAAAGCGAAAAATATATATCTCCAGGCGGAGCTGGAATCGCCATTTATCGTTTATCAGACAATAAAAGTGCAAGCGGTGTTACTATAAACGGTCGGTTTCACCCAGGTTTTCCAGTCGGTGACGGAAGAGACGATACTTACATCAGCTATTTTGCCCTTCCGTATGATGCGCAGCGAATTGAAAATCTGACTGTCTCTGCCACCGATCAAGCAGGAAACGAGACTACTACGCCATTTACTACTGTATTCAAAGCTGTTTCGCAAAAGACCGATACCATCACTATCAGCGAAAATTTTCTTGGCAGCAAAATACCGGAATTTCAGCAATATTATCCCGAAATGCAGGGAGAGTTTATAGACCAGTACCTCTATACCAACAGCACAGTCAGAGATCAAAATAATAAGAAAATCAGTGAACTCTGTCGGAATCCTCTGCCAATGCGACTTTGGAAAGGCAATTTTGGCCGAATGCCTGGCAGTCCTCGGGCTGGTTTTGCCGATCACAGAAGTTACATGTATAACGGCAAGATCGTTGACAACCAGGTGCATCTTGGTGTCGATATCGCTTCAACCAATCGAGCGGAGGTTCGTGCAGCCAATAAAGGAAAAATTGTTTTCGCTGATTATCTTGGTATTTATGGCAATATGATCCTTATTGATCATGGACAGGGGATTTTCAGTCTCTATTCACATCTCAGTCAAATGAATGTTGCTCCAGGTGATGAGGTTGATAAAAAGACTGCCATTGGCTTAACGGGAACGACGGGAATGGCTGGGGGGGATCACTTGCATTTTTCTATGCTCGTGAATGGTATTTTTGTTACACCGAGGGAGTGGTGGGACGAGCATTGGATTGAGGTAACTATTGAAGCCCCGCTCAGCCATTCTAAATTTTAA
- the lptF gene encoding LPS export ABC transporter permease LptF → MKIYSKTPQLLYSYLATEMLAPFFASFIIMNCVFFLVKLIPFLNFVLDLNIGFADFVRLFSYLFPNIFLYSLPMAAMMGVTIGFARLSSDSEILAFKASGISIYQILPPVIIVASLIALLTSYFSIKLIPLSEVSMKQLTYQLLKEKINEGVKEHVFTEALGEVVVYIDKIDKETGEWQNVWVSDTRGVTNPVITMASTGSMVSNISSMMVSIMLRNGSLHRPSNESAQIVEFEQYQINIPLKPPTGKATTLKKTALSMKELQEEARIAVVAENHRKYLIEYHKRLVLPVGCLIISLIGLPLGLQARPGRKAIGIQLGLAIFVLYYIFFTVGKTLAEEGALPVPLAMWAPNTIFLVLAIFWIVRIAGEKPLIPDKLSQFIKKFWDKITTPITAFWKSLLSRRKKMTGDSIVNSDIGADLVIDENVIKGNAKSRVFHLPVCEFYNCKNCTLTFKNVEIAIDAGFEPCRFCKDIIEDHPEESASENQPSNLTDEKE, encoded by the coding sequence ATGAAGATATACTCTAAGACACCACAGCTTCTCTACAGTTACCTTGCAACGGAAATGCTTGCACCGTTTTTTGCAAGTTTCATAATTATGAACTGTGTATTTTTTCTGGTCAAGCTTATCCCTTTTCTTAATTTTGTTCTTGATCTTAATATCGGTTTTGCCGATTTTGTTCGCCTCTTTTCCTACCTCTTTCCCAATATTTTTCTGTATTCCCTGCCAATGGCCGCCATGATGGGAGTGACCATTGGCTTTGCAAGATTATCGAGTGATTCAGAGATACTTGCTTTCAAAGCCAGCGGTATAAGTATCTACCAAATACTCCCACCGGTTATCATCGTCGCATCATTGATCGCCTTATTGACAAGCTATTTTTCAATTAAGCTTATTCCATTAAGTGAAGTATCAATGAAACAATTGACGTACCAACTTCTCAAAGAAAAAATTAACGAAGGTGTCAAAGAGCATGTGTTCACCGAAGCACTTGGTGAAGTAGTCGTATATATAGATAAAATCGACAAAGAAACCGGAGAATGGCAAAATGTCTGGGTTTCCGATACCCGTGGGGTAACAAATCCCGTCATCACTATGGCCTCCACCGGATCTATGGTTAGCAATATCTCCAGCATGATGGTGTCTATCATGCTGCGTAATGGAAGTCTTCATCGCCCTAGCAACGAAAGCGCCCAAATTGTAGAGTTTGAACAATATCAAATAAATATTCCCCTCAAGCCACCAACCGGAAAAGCAACGACCTTGAAAAAAACTGCTTTATCCATGAAGGAATTGCAGGAAGAAGCACGGATAGCAGTGGTCGCTGAAAACCACCGAAAATACTTGATCGAATACCACAAAAGACTCGTTCTCCCAGTCGGCTGTCTGATTATAAGTCTTATCGGACTTCCCTTGGGGTTACAAGCCCGTCCTGGAAGGAAGGCCATAGGCATTCAGCTAGGCCTTGCTATCTTTGTTCTTTACTACATTTTCTTTACCGTCGGTAAAACCCTGGCCGAAGAAGGTGCCCTGCCAGTACCCCTAGCGATGTGGGCGCCGAACACCATCTTCCTAGTTCTCGCAATCTTTTGGATAGTCAGAATCGCAGGTGAGAAACCTCTCATTCCTGACAAGCTGTCACAATTTATTAAAAAATTTTGGGACAAAATTACCACACCAATCACCGCTTTCTGGAAATCGCTGCTAAGCCGGCGGAAGAAAATGACCGGCGATAGTATCGTCAATTCAGATATCGGAGCTGATTTGGTGATTGATGAAAATGTCATTAAAGGTAACGCTAAAAGCCGGGTTTTTCATCTGCCAGTGTGTGAATTTTATAACTGTAAAAATTGCACCCTAACTTTCAAAAATGTTGAGATTGCGATCGATGCCGGTTTTGAACCGTGCAGATTTTGCAAAGATATCATAGAAGACCACCCGGAGGAGAGTGCATCGGAAAACCAACCGTCGAACCTGACTGACGAAAAGGAGTAA
- a CDS encoding NAD(P)H-hydrate dehydratase produces MKLPTALEMQKLDRAATDDFNIPSIVLMENAGVGTVAMIERELGPCANTFALIFVGPGNNGGDGLVIGRHLHQRGCQPVFFFLVNPDTLKKDAAINLAIIKKLRLPFHIADNKKRVETIPVLLQQFETRGLPCYVVIDAIFGIGLDRDVTDHFADTINLINKPGFAQKAPRVSVDTPSGIDSDTGKVLGTCIRADYTATYCCAKPGHFTHGSSEWTGKLTIIDIGIPNEAIDRAEIATELATIDTYRQLSRSLRRQKASHKGTHGHLLILAGSPGKTGAAILSAKGALRTGAGLVSLCVPSSLNPIYETCLVEAMTIPLPGSSDTLSVEDWDTISRAAAGKQVVVIGPGIGTGRLTAELVMRVYAEIKCPVIFDADALNIIAEYRNNLHSPGGPRIFTPHPGELARLLEKEVADIQDNRIDAALLGSSLFRNDLHETILVLKGAGTIIANGEGATFINTTGNPGMATGGMGDVLTGVIGALICQGFSPMNAAVAGVFLHGSAADLLYEERGVGFSASEVADMIPCAAKKHLLDR; encoded by the coding sequence ATGAAATTGCCCACTGCGCTTGAAATGCAAAAACTTGACCGTGCGGCAACCGACGATTTCAACATTCCGAGTATTGTGTTAATGGAAAATGCCGGAGTTGGAACGGTTGCCATGATCGAACGAGAACTCGGGCCTTGCGCAAACACCTTTGCTTTGATCTTTGTGGGTCCAGGTAATAATGGCGGAGACGGTCTGGTTATTGGCAGGCATTTGCACCAGCGTGGGTGTCAGCCGGTATTCTTCTTTCTTGTCAATCCAGACACACTCAAAAAGGATGCGGCAATCAATCTGGCAATTATAAAGAAACTCAGATTACCGTTCCATATCGCTGACAATAAAAAAAGAGTTGAGACTATTCCCGTTCTCTTACAGCAGTTTGAAACCCGAGGACTGCCCTGCTATGTCGTTATAGATGCCATTTTTGGTATTGGTTTGGATCGCGATGTTACCGATCATTTCGCGGATACCATTAACCTTATAAATAAACCAGGATTCGCGCAAAAAGCTCCAAGAGTGTCAGTTGACACACCTTCAGGAATTGATTCCGATACCGGCAAGGTTCTTGGCACCTGTATCCGTGCCGACTATACCGCAACTTATTGCTGCGCTAAGCCCGGCCATTTCACCCACGGCAGTTCTGAATGGACAGGCAAGTTAACCATTATCGACATTGGTATACCAAATGAGGCAATTGATCGTGCAGAAATTGCAACAGAACTAGCAACAATAGACACCTACCGACAATTATCGCGATCCTTGCGGCGGCAAAAAGCCTCACACAAGGGGACCCACGGTCACCTGCTTATTCTCGCTGGCTCACCGGGAAAAACCGGAGCTGCAATTTTGTCTGCCAAAGGGGCGTTGCGAACTGGCGCAGGCTTGGTTTCTCTCTGTGTTCCCAGTAGTCTTAACCCCATTTATGAGACATGCCTGGTCGAGGCGATGACCATCCCTCTTCCTGGCAGTTCCGACACCCTATCTGTTGAAGATTGGGATACTATTTCTCGTGCTGCCGCCGGCAAACAAGTGGTAGTGATTGGCCCTGGAATTGGAACAGGTCGACTCACCGCCGAATTGGTGATGCGGGTCTATGCAGAAATCAAATGTCCTGTGATTTTCGATGCCGATGCCCTGAACATTATCGCTGAATACCGTAACAACCTGCATTCTCCCGGCGGACCAAGAATTTTCACTCCCCATCCCGGAGAACTCGCCAGATTGCTGGAGAAAGAAGTTGCTGATATCCAGGACAACAGAATTGATGCCGCCTTACTTGGCAGTAGTCTCTTTCGTAACGATTTGCACGAGACTATCTTAGTGCTGAAGGGTGCCGGAACTATTATAGCCAATGGTGAGGGTGCAACCTTTATCAATACCACGGGTAACCCTGGGATGGCTACAGGCGGCATGGGAGACGTGTTAACGGGAGTAATTGGAGCGCTCATTTGTCAGGGCTTTTCACCGATGAACGCCGCGGTAGCCGGAGTGTTCCTCCATGGCTCAGCTGCCGATCTCCTGTATGAAGAACGTGGAGTTGGTTTTTCTGCCTCCGAGGTAGCCGATATGATCCCCTGTGCGGCGAAGAAGCATTTACTCGACAGGTAA
- the ung gene encoding uracil-DNA glycosylase codes for MADMEHQMRSESMLWEDNVPLMQQGLHKKLVKLAYEDHKRPTKVYPEREDVFSAMRQTSLAATRVVIIGQDPYFNEHPGVGPEAHGLCFSVKSGVPVPPSLRNILKEINDSIYEGRSVSVESDLSRWAAQGVLLLNASLTVIAGQPNSHVGLGWHQLTDDIIATISGKKDHVVFMLWGAFAQKKATLIDRSRHLVLTTSHPSPLSAHKGFLGSGVFVKCNAYLIEHGFQPIKW; via the coding sequence ATGGCGGATATGGAACATCAAATGCGGTCTGAATCGATGCTTTGGGAGGACAATGTTCCCTTGATGCAACAAGGTCTGCACAAAAAGCTCGTCAAGCTGGCTTACGAAGATCACAAGCGTCCAACCAAGGTGTATCCCGAGAGGGAGGACGTATTTTCAGCGATGCGGCAAACCAGTCTTGCGGCAACCCGGGTAGTTATCATCGGCCAGGACCCCTATTTTAACGAACACCCAGGAGTTGGACCGGAAGCTCATGGTTTGTGCTTTTCAGTCAAATCGGGTGTTCCCGTACCTCCATCTCTTCGCAATATTCTAAAAGAAATTAACGATAGCATTTATGAGGGACGATCGGTCAGTGTTGAGAGTGATTTGTCTCGGTGGGCTGCGCAAGGAGTTTTGCTGCTCAACGCTAGTCTGACGGTCATAGCCGGACAACCGAATTCCCATGTTGGTCTTGGCTGGCATCAGTTAACGGACGATATCATTGCCACCATATCCGGGAAAAAAGACCACGTTGTTTTTATGTTGTGGGGGGCTTTTGCACAGAAGAAGGCCACACTGATCGACCGCAGCAGACACCTTGTCCTGACCACCAGTCATCCCTCGCCTTTATCAGCGCACAAGGGTTTCTTGGGGTCTGGGGTCTTTGTCAAGTGCAACGCATATCTCATTGAGCATGGCTTTCAGCCTATCAAATGGTAG
- a CDS encoding response regulator has translation MDHAQDSSAPQKLSILIVDDSLVFRRFLRDIFEDCSDFLIIGEAQNGIEALDMVLKTNPSVILLDLEMPLMDGMTALQHLMIHRPTPTIMFSSLTEEGTARSYDTLKNGALDFICKDFIFQKSSIPIQKKLLIDKVRKAATYKVKAREPIFSPSSLQAGISEEISRVVFCEDCGHRETVIYKKSEPLRSINCSQCGDSIEFGFTDSSHFRRNTFITVLGGGEGSFYNLLEIIPRLDPEMGGALIAVVHQEAEHLNSFTEYLDANSEMKVIRAREGINIEAGNCYIASGHDFMHLKPYSAQLSLQRLQKSALNCGPLDILLASVSTLYKKKVCGVILSGNEDDGDKGMAILMKNGGTPLVLDGSECYCKSMGQYVLSKSKIAKTHNTEDILATIKLLHNKAKNGSVIGI, from the coding sequence ATGGACCATGCGCAAGACAGTTCTGCTCCTCAGAAATTATCAATCCTGATAGTTGATGATTCGCTGGTATTTCGAAGATTTCTTCGAGATATATTTGAGGACTGCAGTGATTTTCTCATTATCGGAGAGGCGCAAAACGGTATTGAAGCCCTTGATATGGTGTTGAAAACCAATCCTTCGGTAATCCTCCTCGATCTTGAGATGCCTCTCATGGATGGAATGACCGCTTTACAACATTTAATGATTCATCGGCCCACTCCGACAATCATGTTTTCGAGCCTAACCGAAGAGGGCACGGCTCGTTCATATGATACTTTAAAAAACGGTGCGCTTGATTTCATCTGTAAGGATTTTATCTTTCAGAAAAGCAGCATACCGATTCAAAAAAAACTTCTCATTGATAAGGTACGAAAGGCCGCCACCTATAAAGTCAAGGCGCGGGAGCCAATTTTTTCTCCCTCTTCTCTGCAGGCCGGAATAAGTGAAGAGATCAGTAGAGTAGTGTTTTGTGAAGACTGTGGACATCGTGAAACGGTCATCTATAAAAAATCCGAGCCGTTACGCAGTATAAACTGTTCACAATGCGGTGACAGCATTGAGTTTGGTTTCACTGATAGCTCGCATTTCCGGAGAAACACCTTTATCACTGTACTTGGCGGTGGAGAGGGGAGCTTTTACAATCTTTTGGAAATTATTCCTCGCCTTGACCCGGAGATGGGTGGGGCCTTGATCGCCGTAGTGCATCAAGAGGCCGAACACCTGAATAGTTTTACAGAGTATCTTGATGCCAACTCGGAAATGAAAGTGATCAGGGCCCGGGAAGGAATAAACATCGAAGCGGGAAACTGTTATATCGCTTCCGGCCATGATTTTATGCATTTGAAACCCTACAGTGCTCAATTATCCTTACAGCGATTACAGAAATCTGCTCTCAATTGTGGCCCCCTCGACATTCTTCTCGCTTCTGTAAGTACCTTGTACAAAAAGAAGGTTTGCGGTGTTATTCTGTCGGGGAACGAGGACGATGGCGACAAGGGTATGGCCATCTTGATGAAAAATGGTGGCACACCGCTTGTTCTTGACGGGAGCGAGTGTTATTGCAAGAGCATGGGGCAATATGTGTTGAGCAAATCCAAAATAGCAAAAACTCACAATACCGAAGATATTTTGGCAACGATCAAATTGTTGCATAACAAGGCCAAGAATGGTTCGGTCATCGGCATTTAA
- the nadD gene encoding nicotinate (nicotinamide) nucleotide adenylyltransferase, with product MSRKRIGLLGGTFNPVHFGHLHLAEAAMRECNLDQVVFIPSALPPHKDETSIASFADRVAMLQKAGANENRFTCTTIEGQLPTPSYTIDTLRALEGTFPKDALIFFIIGIDAFLDLLTWKSYEEILRRVALVVAQRKGYSIEELYTFLMMLNYVDQGHCWQGRNGKNTVYLLNALPGDYSSTAIRGKLQKGVFSDQDVPGEVIEYIKQHNLYQPERITIPL from the coding sequence GTGAGCAGAAAAAGAATTGGACTGCTCGGCGGCACCTTTAATCCCGTGCATTTCGGTCACCTCCACCTGGCTGAGGCGGCCATGAGGGAGTGCAATTTAGATCAAGTTGTTTTTATTCCATCGGCTTTGCCTCCTCACAAAGATGAAACATCCATAGCATCCTTTGCCGACCGCGTCGCCATGCTCCAGAAAGCTGGGGCAAATGAAAATCGCTTTACCTGCACGACCATTGAGGGACAGTTGCCGACCCCTTCATACACGATTGACACCCTTCGTGCCCTTGAAGGGACCTTTCCAAAAGATGCTCTAATTTTTTTCATAATCGGCATTGATGCTTTTCTTGATTTATTAACATGGAAATCTTACGAGGAAATTCTTCGGCGGGTGGCACTTGTTGTTGCTCAACGCAAAGGTTATTCTATTGAGGAACTATATACCTTTCTTATGATGCTCAATTATGTCGACCAAGGGCATTGCTGGCAGGGGAGAAATGGTAAGAATACAGTATACTTGCTTAACGCTTTACCCGGAGACTACAGCTCTACTGCTATCAGGGGGAAATTACAAAAAGGCGTCTTTTCAGATCAAGATGTTCCTGGAGAAGTGATAGAATACATCAAACAGCACAATCTATATCAGCCGGAACGCATTACAATTCCTTTATGA
- a CDS encoding glutamate-5-semialdehyde dehydrogenase, giving the protein MILEKTIIDVAQRAKTASASLLSVSTLKKNRVLEKVAELLLQEKVVLQRANDKDLEIGVAKGLSTAMLERLKLTDNVIHSMITALHELCALADPVGKIEDFAKRPNGMQVGRMRVPLGVIAMIYESRPNVTIDAAALCLKTGNAVILRGGSEAINSNLALADILKKALIAENINSDAVQVIPTTDRKAIDILLAQDELIDLVIPRGGESLIRFVSQNSRIPVLKHYKGVCHIFVDKDADIDKAIPLVVNSKTHRPGVCNALEGLLIHQDVAKEYLPRLVAALTEKGVELRGCRKSKDISSVIIDVSDNDWGTEFLNLTLCVKVVRDFDDAKSYIQQYGSKHTEAIVTENYSTAQRFIAEIDASAVMVNASTRLNDGGQLGLGAEIGISTTKLHAYGPMGLEELTTRKFVVYGQGQVRE; this is encoded by the coding sequence ATGATACTTGAAAAAACAATTATCGACGTGGCTCAACGCGCCAAGACGGCATCGGCATCGCTATTATCGGTGTCCACTCTAAAAAAGAATCGCGTTCTCGAAAAGGTCGCCGAATTACTCCTGCAAGAAAAGGTTGTTCTCCAGCGTGCGAACGACAAAGACCTCGAAATAGGGGTTGCAAAGGGTCTTTCCACGGCAATGCTGGAGAGATTGAAATTAACAGACAATGTTATACATTCGATGATCACTGCCTTACACGAACTTTGTGCTCTTGCAGATCCAGTAGGGAAAATCGAAGATTTTGCCAAACGGCCAAATGGCATGCAGGTCGGCAGGATGCGGGTACCTTTGGGCGTTATCGCTATGATCTATGAATCCAGGCCAAACGTTACTATTGATGCAGCTGCCCTGTGCTTAAAAACCGGCAATGCGGTTATCCTGCGGGGTGGTTCAGAGGCCATCAACTCAAACCTTGCCCTCGCCGATATCCTGAAAAAGGCACTTATTGCAGAAAACATCAATAGTGATGCTGTGCAAGTTATTCCGACAACCGACCGAAAAGCCATTGATATTCTTCTCGCCCAGGATGAACTCATTGATCTCGTCATACCTCGGGGAGGGGAGAGTCTTATCAGATTTGTCAGTCAAAATTCGCGAATACCTGTACTTAAACATTACAAAGGCGTTTGTCATATTTTTGTCGATAAGGATGCGGATATTGATAAGGCCATTCCTTTAGTCGTCAATTCGAAAACTCACCGACCAGGGGTTTGTAATGCCCTGGAAGGCCTCCTTATCCACCAGGATGTTGCGAAAGAGTACCTGCCTCGTTTAGTTGCTGCCCTAACTGAAAAGGGGGTGGAGTTACGCGGATGTCGAAAAAGCAAGGATATATCGTCAGTTATTATCGATGTCTCCGATAATGACTGGGGAACTGAGTTTCTCAACCTTACCCTTTGTGTGAAAGTGGTTCGCGATTTTGATGATGCCAAGTCCTATATTCAGCAATATGGTTCAAAGCACACTGAGGCTATTGTTACCGAAAATTATAGTACGGCCCAAAGATTTATTGCGGAGATAGATGCCTCAGCGGTAATGGTCAACGCTTCGACCCGGTTAAATGATGGGGGGCAACTCGGTTTGGGTGCAGAAATTGGAATTAGTACTACAAAATTACATGCATACGGTCCAATGGGCCTTGAGGAGCTCACCACTCGAAAATTTGTTGTATATGGCCAGGGCCAGGTTAGAGAGTGA
- the proB gene encoding glutamate 5-kinase, translated as MDSQVNLDDTVSDRQALFNKAKRIVIKVGSAILAGREGLNREVIGNLVQDIVDLHDSGREIILVTSGAVAAGKRKVKFRDDQELTMRDKQALAAIGQSRLMHDYDEEFSRYGKNIAQILLTHSDLADRKRYLNVRNTILTLFNFGAIPVINENDTVSTEELKFSDNDNLGALVANLIEADMFICLTDVDALYDRNPLTDSNAKAINTVLEVTEEIEAMAGNSKSALGTGGMRSKIHAAKMVSVGGGSSFIGPGRKKDILKKLFSGEMVGTFFLPRTEKMQSRKRWIAYVLKPQGTLVLDDGACLAITVKGKSLLPSGVVDIQGQFEQGDCVRCVDRGNQPIAVGLVNFCSADLIKIRGLRSDKIVDVLGFKESDEVLHRDNLVIL; from the coding sequence ATGGATAGCCAGGTTAATCTTGATGATACGGTAAGCGACCGACAAGCGCTTTTCAATAAAGCAAAACGGATTGTGATTAAGGTCGGAAGCGCCATTCTTGCCGGCAGAGAAGGCCTTAATCGAGAAGTAATCGGCAACCTTGTGCAGGATATTGTCGACCTGCATGATAGTGGTAGAGAGATTATTCTCGTTACCTCTGGTGCAGTTGCCGCCGGCAAGCGCAAGGTCAAATTCCGTGACGATCAGGAACTGACTATGCGCGACAAACAAGCACTTGCCGCAATAGGCCAGTCCCGGCTTATGCATGACTACGATGAAGAGTTCAGCAGGTATGGGAAAAATATAGCCCAGATTCTGCTTACGCATTCCGACCTTGCCGATCGCAAACGCTACCTGAATGTTCGTAACACGATTTTAACCCTGTTCAACTTCGGAGCCATCCCTGTCATCAATGAAAATGACACAGTTTCTACCGAAGAGTTGAAATTCAGTGATAATGACAACCTTGGGGCCTTGGTGGCGAATCTTATTGAGGCGGATATGTTTATCTGTCTCACTGATGTCGATGCCCTGTACGATCGCAATCCGCTAACCGACAGCAATGCCAAAGCCATCAATACTGTCCTTGAGGTTACCGAAGAGATTGAGGCGATGGCCGGAAACAGCAAAAGCGCCTTGGGAACTGGGGGAATGCGGAGCAAGATACATGCAGCCAAAATGGTATCGGTCGGTGGGGGGAGCTCTTTTATCGGGCCCGGCCGAAAAAAGGATATCCTCAAAAAACTCTTTTCCGGAGAAATGGTTGGGACGTTCTTTTTGCCGCGTACCGAGAAGATGCAGAGCCGCAAAAGATGGATCGCCTATGTCCTTAAGCCACAAGGGACCTTGGTGCTCGACGATGGTGCGTGCCTTGCAATTACCGTGAAGGGGAAAAGCCTTCTTCCTTCAGGAGTTGTAGATATCCAAGGACAGTTCGAACAGGGTGATTGTGTTCGTTGCGTCGACCGGGGAAATCAGCCAATTGCAGTAGGGCTCGTCAATTTTTGCTCCGCCGACCTTATTAAAATCAGAGGATTGCGATCCGACAAAATTGTTGATGTGCTTGGCTTTAAAGAAAGTGATGAGGTCTTGCACCGCGATAATCTGGTAATTTTATAG
- the obgE gene encoding GTPase ObgE: protein MAFIDEAKFFVKAGDGGNGCVSFRREKFVPKGGPNGGDGGKGGSVIIRAKKDLRSLIDFKFRSHFKAERGEHGQGKDMHGRGGKDCFIDVPIGSVIRNAETSQIIVDLATDGTTFVVAAGGEGGMGNPHFASGTNRTPRIATEGKPGEEFWLKIELKLLADVGLVGLPNAGKSTLLSKLSAAHPKIADYPFTTLEPQLGVMQHRYYEPCIIADIPGLVAGAHGGTGLGHKFLRHIERTKVLLHVLDAADENYEENYQTISKELALYKEDLAHRAQILVLNKIDLLDESSLNQRKSSFLKICQYVVCVSGLADRGIDDLKESIAVILEKNKR, encoded by the coding sequence ATGGCATTTATTGATGAAGCAAAGTTTTTTGTGAAGGCCGGAGATGGTGGCAACGGCTGCGTAAGCTTCCGAAGAGAAAAATTTGTCCCAAAAGGTGGCCCCAATGGCGGCGACGGCGGTAAGGGTGGCAGCGTCATCATACGAGCAAAAAAAGATTTGCGTTCCCTGATTGATTTCAAATTTCGTTCTCACTTTAAGGCAGAACGAGGTGAACACGGTCAGGGCAAGGACATGCATGGCCGAGGCGGTAAAGATTGTTTCATTGATGTTCCCATCGGATCAGTCATACGCAATGCCGAAACAAGTCAAATCATTGTGGATCTCGCCACAGATGGTACAACATTCGTCGTTGCCGCCGGAGGTGAAGGAGGGATGGGGAATCCTCATTTTGCAAGCGGCACTAATCGAACCCCGCGTATTGCAACTGAGGGTAAACCTGGAGAAGAGTTCTGGCTTAAAATCGAACTCAAGCTGCTTGCCGATGTTGGACTTGTAGGTCTCCCAAATGCCGGGAAATCTACTCTGCTCTCAAAGCTTTCAGCAGCTCACCCTAAAATTGCTGATTATCCTTTCACAACCCTTGAGCCACAGTTGGGGGTAATGCAGCACCGCTACTACGAACCGTGTATCATCGCTGATATTCCTGGTCTTGTTGCTGGGGCTCACGGAGGCACTGGACTTGGACATAAATTCTTACGTCATATTGAACGAACCAAGGTTCTTCTGCATGTATTGGACGCAGCCGATGAAAATTATGAGGAAAATTATCAGACAATTTCTAAAGAACTGGCACTCTACAAAGAGGATCTTGCTCATCGTGCCCAAATTCTGGTATTGAATAAAATTGACCTTTTAGATGAGAGCTCTCTGAATCAGCGGAAAAGTAGTTTTCTGAAAATTTGCCAGTATGTTGTGTGCGTGTCCGGTCTAGCCGACAGGGGCATTGATGATCTCAAAGAGAGTATTGCCGTGATTCTTGAGAAAAATAAGCGTTAA
- the rpmA gene encoding 50S ribosomal protein L27, whose product MAHKKAGGSSRNGRDSGGQRRGVKRFGGQVVKAGNILVRQLGTKIHPGSNVGCGRDYTLFAKIDGVVTYENFGKDKKRVSVYTAV is encoded by the coding sequence ATGGCTCATAAGAAAGCAGGTGGCAGTTCACGCAATGGTCGTGACAGCGGGGGACAGAGGCGTGGCGTTAAACGGTTCGGCGGCCAGGTGGTAAAAGCGGGCAATATTTTGGTTCGTCAGCTTGGCACGAAGATTCATCCGGGGTCCAACGTTGGTTGTGGACGGGATTATACACTTTTCGCCAAGATTGATGGTGTTGTCACCTATGAAAATTTCGGGAAAGACAAAAAACGGGTCAGTGTTTATACTGCAGTCTGA